In Pseudobacter ginsenosidimutans, the following are encoded in one genomic region:
- a CDS encoding SusC/RagA family TonB-linked outer membrane protein, with the protein MNKKTIAAGRLLARMLMSCILVMVCTSLLAQQRKLSGTVVNPADNKPLSNISVVVKGTSRGTTTDDKGNFTINASEGETLIFSAVGFKNREIKVGKDDNLSVQLLSSDNEMESVVVTALGIKRDEKALGYAVSKLGTEDITDAMSNNWTNALTGKVAGLNLLKSGGGPAGTNRLSFRGDKSLGMNDQALIVIDGVVINGAGGRMTGTGSGGYLQAESPVDFGTGLNDINSEDIESVTFLKGPGAAALYGARGANGALIITTKSGKSATRGIGVTLNSNYSVETINRWPDYQYEYGQGDANQHTWYSYNDSEDGQSTRSTSSAWGPKFNGQKYYQYDPVTRTRGETRTEWVPYKNARKDFFETANTFINTISLEGGNKNSNARLSFTNLDNHWIIPNTGYKRNTVAFSVNHKMTEKLSVASKINYTNKKADNLPTTGYNNQTIMYFIRGLTPNMNIDWFRDYWVPGKEHLEQTRPFSSLLDNPYMQANEMLNTSNRNSLVGNVQATYNFTKDLSLMIRSALDYYSEQRTQRRPMGSQKFVEGMFRTQNIFAQEITTDFLLRYNRKITDKLNGVITGGGSRLNNKYQKDEVRAERLLYPGIYSLANTKVPLQSLPVREQFQVNSFYAMAQLEWDNWLYLDLTARKDWASQLASPLGEKESGFFYPSANLSAILSEKIKLPELISFLKIRTSYAAVGSGGDNPYLTAYNYDATLYPGGLANPTAIPKEGLRPRRTSSYEGGLDIRFAKNRYGLDVTFYHTRTKDDILRVPIDRSSGYNSLIENAGLIVNTGIEITANANVLKSAKGLNLNLFGTFAANRNSVKELFEGVDTYVISVGPGSRGMLEARPGERMGDLYGVGYKRSPDGQIVYDAQGMPIMDGNQKYLGNVNPDWKASLGTNLKWKNWGLNLLWDCQFGGVAYSLTTGVLAEEGKLKKTLPGRDNGIIGEGVVETPDGKFIPNTTIATNAKTYYTQHYGRDNVESNVFSTDFLKWREARIDYTFAPTTIKKLGLQRASIGIYGRDLLVISNWPAFDPEFGTLNDGTVSAGFEIGQFPSTRSFGVALVVGF; encoded by the coding sequence ATGAACAAGAAAACGATTGCTGCAGGAAGGCTCCTTGCGCGCATGCTGATGAGCTGTATCCTGGTCATGGTCTGCACTTCCCTGTTGGCCCAGCAAAGAAAGCTTAGCGGCACGGTTGTGAATCCCGCCGACAATAAGCCTCTTTCTAACATCAGTGTTGTAGTAAAAGGTACTTCCCGCGGTACCACTACAGACGACAAAGGCAACTTCACTATCAATGCAAGTGAAGGAGAAACACTGATCTTCTCCGCTGTCGGTTTTAAGAACCGTGAAATCAAAGTAGGTAAGGATGATAATCTCTCCGTTCAGTTGCTGTCATCAGACAACGAGATGGAGAGTGTTGTTGTTACTGCACTTGGTATCAAGCGGGATGAGAAAGCACTGGGATATGCCGTTTCGAAACTCGGCACAGAAGATATCACAGATGCCATGAGCAATAACTGGACCAACGCCCTCACGGGCAAGGTTGCAGGCCTGAACCTCCTGAAATCAGGTGGAGGCCCCGCAGGAACCAATCGTCTTTCTTTTCGCGGAGATAAAAGTCTTGGTATGAATGATCAGGCCCTGATAGTGATTGACGGTGTTGTGATCAACGGGGCAGGCGGCCGGATGACAGGCACCGGAAGCGGTGGCTATCTCCAGGCAGAATCACCGGTAGACTTCGGTACTGGTCTCAATGATATCAACTCTGAAGATATCGAAAGCGTAACCTTCCTCAAAGGGCCCGGAGCCGCAGCCCTCTACGGCGCCCGCGGAGCCAACGGCGCTTTGATCATCACTACCAAATCAGGCAAGTCTGCCACACGCGGTATCGGCGTAACACTCAATTCCAACTACAGTGTTGAAACCATCAACCGCTGGCCGGATTACCAGTACGAATACGGCCAGGGCGATGCCAACCAGCATACCTGGTATTCCTACAATGACTCTGAGGACGGACAAAGCACCCGAAGCACCAGCTCTGCATGGGGACCGAAATTCAATGGTCAGAAATATTATCAGTATGATCCTGTTACCCGCACCAGGGGTGAAACCAGAACAGAATGGGTGCCCTACAAGAATGCACGGAAAGATTTCTTCGAAACCGCCAATACCTTCATCAATACCATTTCTCTCGAAGGCGGTAATAAGAATTCAAATGCACGTCTTTCTTTCACCAATCTCGACAATCACTGGATCATCCCCAATACAGGCTACAAGAGAAATACAGTAGCATTCTCTGTAAATCATAAGATGACAGAAAAATTATCGGTAGCATCCAAGATCAATTACACCAATAAAAAAGCTGATAACCTTCCCACTACTGGTTACAATAACCAAACCATCATGTATTTCATCAGAGGCTTAACGCCCAATATGAATATCGACTGGTTCAGGGATTACTGGGTTCCGGGAAAAGAACATCTTGAGCAAACAAGACCATTCAGCTCCTTGCTGGATAACCCTTACATGCAGGCCAATGAAATGCTGAACACCTCCAACAGGAATTCATTGGTAGGGAATGTTCAGGCTACTTACAATTTCACCAAAGACCTGAGCCTGATGATCCGTTCTGCGCTCGATTATTATTCTGAGCAACGTACACAACGCAGGCCAATGGGCTCACAGAAATTTGTGGAAGGCATGTTCCGCACGCAGAACATATTTGCACAGGAGATCACTACAGACTTCCTGCTGCGTTACAACAGGAAGATCACAGATAAATTGAATGGTGTGATCACCGGTGGCGGATCAAGACTGAACAACAAATACCAGAAAGATGAAGTGAGGGCTGAAAGATTGTTGTATCCCGGCATCTATTCACTGGCGAATACAAAAGTTCCATTACAATCATTGCCGGTAAGGGAACAGTTCCAGGTGAACAGTTTCTATGCAATGGCGCAGCTGGAATGGGACAACTGGTTATACCTCGACCTTACAGCGCGTAAGGACTGGGCCTCTCAGCTGGCATCCCCACTCGGTGAAAAGGAATCAGGTTTCTTTTATCCATCTGCCAACCTGAGTGCGATCCTTTCCGAAAAGATCAAACTGCCTGAGCTGATCTCTTTCCTGAAAATAAGAACATCCTATGCAGCAGTAGGCAGCGGTGGCGATAACCCTTATCTCACTGCCTATAACTATGATGCTACTCTTTATCCCGGAGGCCTCGCCAATCCAACGGCCATTCCGAAAGAAGGGCTGAGACCCAGACGTACTTCCAGCTATGAAGGCGGGCTGGATATCCGCTTTGCGAAGAACCGCTATGGCCTGGATGTAACATTCTATCATACCAGGACCAAAGACGATATCCTCAGGGTTCCTATCGACCGTTCTTCCGGCTACAATTCGCTGATCGAAAATGCAGGCCTGATCGTCAATACTGGTATCGAGATCACTGCCAATGCAAACGTGCTGAAGTCTGCAAAAGGACTTAACCTGAATCTCTTCGGAACATTTGCTGCCAACCGTAACAGTGTAAAAGAATTGTTCGAAGGTGTAGATACTTATGTGATCTCTGTTGGACCTGGTAGCCGCGGTATGCTGGAAGCAAGACCCGGAGAAAGAATGGGAGATCTCTACGGTGTTGGGTACAAAAGATCGCCTGATGGACAGATCGTTTATGATGCGCAGGGAATGCCGATCATGGATGGCAATCAAAAATACCTGGGCAATGTGAACCCCGACTGGAAGGCAAGCCTTGGCACGAACCTGAAATGGAAAAACTGGGGATTGAATTTGCTTTGGGATTGCCAGTTCGGTGGTGTAGCGTATTCGCTCACAACAGGCGTACTCGCTGAAGAAGGTAAACTGAAGAAAACACTGCCTGGCCGCGATAACGGTATCATCGGAGAAGGCGTGGTAGAAACACCCGATGGAAAATTCATTCCCAATACAACCATTGCCACCAATGCGAAAACCTATTACACACAGCATTATGGTCGTGACAATGTGGAGTCCAACGTGTTCAGTACAGATTTCCTGAAATGGAGGGAAGCAAGGATCGATTATACATTCGCTCCAACCACTATCAAAAAACTGGGACTTCAAAGGGCATCGATCGGTATCTATGGCCGCGACCTGCTGGTGATCAGCAACTGGCCTGCTTTCGATCCTGAGTTCGGTACACTCAATGATGGCACTGTGTCTGCCGGTTTCGAGATCGGTCAGTTCCCTTCAACACGCAGCTTTGGTGTAGCGCTGGTAGTAGGCTTCTAA
- a CDS encoding DUF4870 domain-containing protein — MDRKTLSIVSYITLIGWLVAYFQYKDKPKDPLVSYHLRQSLGIAILSIILSVAITVVVRMVPALWVLTWAQIVILVLWILGILNAANEKMQPVPVVGPMFENKFSFLDK; from the coding sequence ATGGACAGAAAAACACTATCGATCGTATCCTACATCACGCTGATCGGCTGGCTGGTAGCTTATTTTCAATACAAAGACAAACCGAAGGACCCACTGGTGAGCTATCATCTCAGGCAATCACTGGGCATTGCGATACTGAGTATCATACTTAGTGTGGCCATCACCGTGGTAGTAAGGATGGTGCCGGCTTTATGGGTATTGACCTGGGCACAGATTGTAATACTCGTGCTTTGGATACTGGGCATACTCAATGCGGCCAATGAAAAAATGCAACCTGTACCGGTGGTTGGACCAATGTTCGAGAACAAGTTCAGTTTTTTAGATAAATAG
- a CDS encoding DeoR/GlpR family DNA-binding transcription regulator: MLNITERHQHILTKLQAEGSVTVLDLCRELNVSSVTIRKDLKLLEDKNLLFRTHGGGTLHNPYTVDRPVNEKEKIRSAEKTRIAIAGASLIEPDDCIIIASGTTVQALAKHIHPVSSLTVVTAALNVALELIRHPEIEVIQLGGLLRKSSSSVTGPYSEKILGDLSCNKLFLGVDGIDIEFGLTTTNAMEAHLNRKMIETAQKTIVLADSSKFGKRGFGRICGLEDVEQVITDSGISEHTVKTLQGMGIAVTIV, encoded by the coding sequence ATGCTGAACATCACCGAACGCCATCAACATATTCTAACGAAGCTCCAGGCCGAAGGATCCGTAACTGTGCTGGACCTTTGCCGTGAATTGAATGTATCATCCGTAACAATCCGAAAGGACCTAAAACTTTTAGAAGATAAGAACCTGCTTTTCAGAACCCATGGCGGCGGTACGCTCCACAATCCGTATACGGTTGACCGGCCTGTGAACGAAAAGGAAAAGATCCGTTCTGCAGAGAAAACGCGCATAGCCATTGCCGGTGCATCGCTGATAGAGCCCGATGATTGTATCATCATCGCATCGGGTACAACAGTTCAGGCCCTGGCGAAGCATATACATCCTGTGAGTTCCCTCACAGTAGTAACTGCTGCATTGAATGTGGCGCTGGAACTGATCCGTCATCCTGAAATAGAAGTGATCCAGCTCGGCGGACTGCTTCGTAAGAGTTCTTCTTCAGTAACAGGACCATATTCAGAAAAAATATTAGGTGACCTCTCCTGCAATAAATTGTTTCTTGGTGTGGATGGTATCGATATTGAATTCGGTCTCACCACCACCAATGCCATGGAAGCCCATCTCAACAGGAAGATGATCGAAACAGCACAGAAAACGATCGTGCTGGCAGACAGCTCCAAGTTCGGGAAGCGTGGATTCGGAAGGATCTGCGGCCTCGAAGATGTGGAGCAGGTGATCACAGACAGTGGCATCTCCGAACATACCGTGAAAACATTGCAGGGCATGGGCATTGCAGTGACGATAGTCTGA
- a CDS encoding DUF2314 domain-containing protein produces MSDSNIYFAKGDSPEMIEAFQKAQNSFKYFWRELSWEYRRIIPGLDLACVKVAFSQEFPDQEEPVVEHMWINEIYFDGDTISGTLINQPNELTNVNNGDAVSVPLEQISDWLFSIEGNTCGGFTIHAMRSMMEPEEREEHDNAWGLNFGDFNDVLVVKNQKENPENLVEHPMSRNMKEKLVEFLQQNPKEINGQDDAGYTLLHRETIAGNLSSVEVLLQMGADKNAQTTNGKTALDFAKQLKWEHLIPVLEK; encoded by the coding sequence ATGTCTGATTCAAATATCTATTTTGCAAAAGGCGACAGCCCTGAAATGATCGAAGCATTTCAAAAAGCCCAAAACAGTTTTAAATATTTCTGGCGCGAATTATCCTGGGAATACCGCAGGATCATTCCGGGCCTGGATCTTGCCTGCGTGAAAGTGGCTTTCTCTCAGGAATTCCCTGACCAGGAAGAGCCTGTGGTGGAGCATATGTGGATCAACGAGATCTATTTCGATGGCGATACCATCAGCGGTACTTTGATCAATCAACCCAATGAGCTCACCAATGTGAATAACGGAGATGCAGTATCTGTTCCGCTGGAGCAGATAAGCGACTGGCTTTTCTCCATCGAAGGCAACACCTGCGGCGGCTTCACTATCCATGCCATGCGCTCCATGATGGAACCTGAGGAACGTGAGGAACACGATAATGCCTGGGGACTGAACTTCGGCGATTTCAACGATGTGCTGGTGGTGAAAAATCAAAAAGAAAATCCTGAGAACCTGGTAGAGCATCCCATGAGCAGGAACATGAAAGAAAAACTGGTGGAATTCCTGCAACAGAATCCGAAAGAGATCAACGGACAGGATGACGCAGGCTATACACTTCTGCACAGGGAAACCATTGCCGGCAATCTCAGTTCTGTGGAAGTGCTGCTTCAAATGGGAGCAGATAAGAATGCGCAAACCACCAATGGGAAAACAGCTCTTGATTTCGCAAAACAACTGAAATGGGAACATCTGATCCCTGTGCTGGAAAAATAA
- a CDS encoding glycerol-3-phosphate dehydrogenase/oxidase has translation MNLPSFHDDARRKVFLQQLESTSWDIAIIGGGATGLGIALEAATRGYKTVLLEQSDFAKGTSSRSTKLVHGGVRYLAQGNVKLVREASIERGLLYRNAPHLVKNQSFIIPLYNFWDRLKYTIGLKIYDWIAGRLSLGSSIFISRADTLRRLPNVKSEGLIGGVLYHDGQFDDSRLAVNLAQSIYEHGGLAFNYIQVKGLIKNDQHQIAGVECIDTETKKEYKVNAKAVVNATGVFVDDILQLDNPSASKTICVSQGTHLVLDKKFYPADHALMIPETSDGRVLFAVPWHDKVVVGTTDTPVDTASLEPMALEKEIAFILDTASQYFVQQPTRADVLSVYAGLRPLAAPAKGQKTKEISRSHKIMVSPSKLFTILGGKWTTFRKMGEDLVNRVETELHWEKRKTATPSMHIHGYTNTVQEDDPFSVYGSDAHRIKGMMNGDAGAWISESLKIHKAQIIWAVNEEMARTVEDVLSRRTRALLLDAKESMRIAPEVAAVMADAMGKDDTWIKEQVEQYKKLAERYLLKV, from the coding sequence ATGAATCTCCCTTCTTTCCATGATGATGCCCGCCGCAAAGTATTCCTGCAACAGTTGGAATCCACCAGCTGGGATATCGCCATCATCGGTGGCGGTGCAACCGGACTGGGAATTGCGCTGGAAGCCGCTACCCGTGGATATAAGACCGTACTTCTTGAACAATCCGATTTTGCCAAAGGCACTTCAAGCCGCAGCACCAAACTGGTGCACGGAGGCGTCCGCTACCTCGCACAGGGAAATGTGAAACTGGTCCGCGAAGCCAGCATCGAACGCGGTCTGCTCTATCGCAATGCCCCACACCTGGTGAAGAACCAGAGTTTCATTATTCCATTATACAATTTCTGGGACCGCCTCAAATACACAATCGGTCTTAAGATATACGACTGGATCGCCGGCAGGCTCAGCCTTGGTTCCTCCATTTTCATCTCGCGCGCCGATACACTCAGGCGACTGCCCAATGTGAAATCTGAAGGACTGATTGGCGGCGTGCTCTATCACGATGGTCAGTTTGATGATTCACGCCTGGCCGTGAACCTGGCGCAGAGCATCTATGAACACGGCGGACTTGCATTCAATTATATTCAGGTAAAAGGACTGATCAAGAACGATCAGCATCAAATTGCCGGCGTTGAATGCATCGATACAGAAACGAAAAAAGAATACAAAGTAAATGCTAAGGCCGTGGTGAACGCCACGGGCGTGTTCGTAGATGATATTCTGCAACTCGACAATCCTTCCGCTTCCAAAACCATCTGCGTGAGCCAGGGCACCCACCTGGTGCTGGATAAAAAATTCTATCCGGCAGATCACGCATTGATGATCCCCGAAACCAGCGATGGCCGCGTGCTGTTTGCAGTACCCTGGCATGATAAAGTGGTAGTGGGCACTACAGATACACCTGTGGACACAGCTTCACTGGAACCCATGGCCCTCGAAAAGGAAATTGCATTCATCCTGGATACAGCTTCACAGTATTTTGTTCAGCAACCTACGCGCGCCGATGTGCTCAGCGTATACGCAGGACTGAGGCCACTGGCCGCTCCTGCAAAAGGACAAAAAACGAAGGAGATCTCACGCAGCCACAAGATCATGGTGAGCCCTTCCAAACTCTTTACCATCCTCGGTGGTAAATGGACCACCTTCCGCAAAATGGGAGAGGACCTGGTGAATCGCGTGGAAACGGAACTGCATTGGGAAAAAAGAAAAACAGCAACGCCTTCCATGCATATTCACGGTTATACCAACACTGTGCAGGAAGATGACCCCTTCTCTGTTTATGGAAGCGATGCACATCGCATCAAAGGAATGATGAACGGAGATGCAGGCGCATGGATCAGTGAGAGCCTCAAGATCCACAAAGCTCAGATCATCTGGGCAGTGAATGAAGAGATGGCAAGAACGGTGGAAGATGTGCTGAGCAGAAGAACGAGGGCCCTCCTGCTGGATGCAAAAGAAAGTATGAGAATTGCGCCCGAAGTAGCAGCCGTTATGGCTGATGCAATGGGCAAAGATGATACATGGATCAAAGAACAGGTTGAACAGTATAAAAAACTCGCAGAAAGATATTTACTGAAAGTGTAG
- a CDS encoding cation:proton antiporter domain-containing protein, producing MTHLPYLIMDLALILGAAAIVTLLFKKLKQPVVLGYIIAGFFVGPHFHWLPTVYEPTNIQIWAEIGVIFLLFSLGLEFSFKKLIKVGAPASVTAVFEVVAMIALGFGTGQLLGWNFMDSLFLGGILSISSTTIILRAFDELNVKTQRFASLVFGALIVEDLVAIVLLVLLSTLALSQQFAGAEMLQSVLKLVFFLVIWFAAGIFFLPTFLKKTKKLMNEETLLVVSLSLCLLMVWFANSVGFSPALGAFIMGSILAETTQAEKIEHLVKPVKDLFGAIFFVSVGMLIDPKMLVEYAGPIALITLITIIGKVLSTTFGALLAGQSLQTSVQAGFSLAQIGEFSFIIATLGVTLKVTSAFLYPIAVAVSAVTTLTTPYLIQSSRPFYKWLEKILPEKVQNALSGPGSKAKDTQSLSAWNQVVRSTLLNTFLLGMLLICIVMVSAEYALPYIRNHYTDGSWVKWATAFITLLLMLPFLYALAVRNTNSVAYREVLASNRYNGRLNLIHFFRLILAGSFIGFLMHRFFSFEAGLLSVLVIAVIIGVFNKKIRKFYDRIEARFMRNFNERELAAAEKNRSELAPWDAHIATLELHPESAVIGKTLMELHWREQLGINVVLIKRGEHSIPAPGRNERVYPGDEIFVLGSDAQIKRLQAIIRPIKHHDEEETNPANVVLRDFVIDEKSSLLNKTIRGSGIRERIKGIVVGVERNNQRILNPESFFEFQQNDVVFVVGDGKLINKLIHEHH from the coding sequence ATGACGCATTTGCCTTACTTGATTATGGATCTGGCCCTGATCCTTGGAGCCGCCGCCATCGTTACTTTATTGTTCAAAAAACTGAAACAGCCCGTAGTACTCGGCTATATCATTGCCGGATTCTTCGTGGGACCACATTTCCATTGGCTGCCTACAGTATATGAGCCCACCAATATCCAGATCTGGGCTGAGATCGGTGTGATCTTCCTCCTGTTCTCCCTCGGTCTGGAATTCAGCTTTAAGAAACTCATCAAGGTTGGCGCACCTGCTTCCGTCACCGCCGTATTTGAAGTGGTGGCCATGATCGCGCTCGGATTCGGCACCGGTCAGTTACTCGGCTGGAATTTTATGGACAGCCTCTTTCTCGGAGGGATCCTTTCGATCTCCTCCACCACTATCATCCTGCGCGCATTTGATGAATTGAATGTAAAAACACAAAGATTCGCTTCGCTGGTGTTTGGCGCCCTGATAGTAGAGGACCTCGTAGCTATCGTATTGCTGGTGTTATTATCTACGCTCGCACTCAGTCAGCAGTTTGCAGGAGCAGAAATGTTGCAATCCGTTCTCAAACTCGTTTTCTTCCTTGTGATCTGGTTTGCCGCCGGTATCTTTTTCCTTCCCACTTTCCTGAAAAAGACAAAGAAACTGATGAACGAAGAAACCCTGCTGGTTGTTTCGCTTTCCCTTTGTTTGCTGATGGTATGGTTCGCCAATTCCGTTGGCTTCTCTCCTGCCCTCGGCGCTTTCATCATGGGCTCTATCCTGGCGGAAACCACACAGGCTGAAAAGATCGAACACCTGGTGAAACCGGTGAAGGACCTGTTCGGCGCCATCTTCTTCGTATCGGTAGGTATGCTGATAGATCCGAAAATGCTGGTTGAATATGCAGGCCCGATCGCATTGATCACACTGATCACCATCATCGGTAAAGTGCTCAGTACTACATTCGGTGCATTGCTGGCCGGACAATCGTTGCAAACCTCCGTGCAGGCGGGTTTCAGTCTGGCGCAGATCGGGGAGTTCTCCTTCATCATCGCCACTCTGGGCGTAACGCTCAAAGTGACCAGCGCATTCCTTTATCCCATTGCCGTTGCAGTGTCCGCAGTAACCACTCTTACCACTCCTTACCTGATCCAGAGCAGCAGGCCCTTCTATAAATGGCTTGAAAAAATCTTGCCGGAAAAAGTGCAGAATGCATTGTCCGGTCCCGGTTCCAAAGCAAAAGACACACAATCGCTCAGTGCCTGGAACCAGGTGGTCCGCAGCACATTGCTCAATACTTTCCTGCTTGGCATGTTGCTGATCTGCATTGTGATGGTGTCCGCTGAATATGCGCTTCCCTATATCCGTAATCATTACACCGATGGCTCCTGGGTGAAATGGGCTACAGCATTCATTACATTATTACTGATGTTGCCTTTTCTCTATGCACTGGCCGTACGCAACACCAATTCCGTAGCTTACCGTGAAGTACTGGCCAGCAACCGGTACAATGGCAGGCTGAACCTCATACATTTTTTCCGTCTTATTCTAGCTGGAAGCTTTATCGGTTTCCTCATGCACCGCTTCTTCTCCTTCGAAGCAGGATTGCTCTCCGTATTGGTGATTGCCGTGATCATCGGTGTATTCAATAAGAAGATCCGGAAATTCTACGATCGTATCGAAGCCAGGTTCATGCGCAATTTCAATGAGCGTGAACTGGCAGCAGCAGAGAAGAACCGCTCTGAACTGGCGCCCTGGGATGCGCATATCGCCACGCTGGAACTGCACCCTGAATCTGCCGTGATCGGTAAGACACTGATGGAGCTGCACTGGCGGGAGCAACTGGGCATCAACGTGGTACTGATCAAACGCGGCGAGCACAGTATTCCCGCTCCGGGCCGCAATGAGCGCGTATACCCGGGAGACGAGATCTTCGTGCTGGGCAGCGATGCACAGATCAAAAGATTACAGGCCATCATCAGACCCATCAAACATCATGATGAGGAAGAAACCAATCCGGCCAATGTGGTGCTGCGCGATTTTGTGATCGATGAGAAATCTTCCCTCCTGAACAAGACCATCCGCGGTTCGGGAATTCGCGAAAGGATCAAAGGGATTGTGGTAGGTGTGGAAAGGAACAACCAGCGCATCCTGAATCCCGAATCATTCTTCGAGTTCCAGCAGAACGATGTGGTGTTTGTAGTGGGCGATGGAAAACTGATCAATAAACTGATCCATGAACATCACTAA
- a CDS encoding response regulator, whose amino-acid sequence MIKVIIIDDHPIVLEGLKTLLAGRDDMMLAGTFDNGKAGLNAIEALDPNVVLLDINLPDIDGAAICKQVRKQDKDIRIIALSVHNERTVIRNMLNSGANAYVLKNSVGEEIINAIHTTLDGNNYLCRKTKEIMAQINENDLAEIPRITRREKEILELVSQGLTTTQIAEKLFISMHTVESHRKNLIEKFDVATMTAVIKLATKYGLI is encoded by the coding sequence ATGATAAAAGTGATCATTATAGACGACCACCCGATTGTGCTGGAAGGATTGAAGACCCTGCTGGCAGGCCGCGACGATATGATGCTGGCCGGTACATTCGATAATGGCAAAGCAGGCCTGAATGCCATCGAAGCGTTGGACCCGAATGTGGTTTTGCTGGATATCAACCTGCCGGATATCGATGGAGCTGCTATTTGTAAACAGGTGAGAAAACAGGACAAGGATATCCGCATCATCGCATTGAGTGTGCACAATGAGCGCACCGTGATCAGGAATATGCTCAACAGCGGCGCCAATGCCTATGTACTGAAGAACTCCGTAGGGGAGGAGATCATCAATGCTATTCACACTACGCTCGATGGCAATAATTATCTCTGCCGCAAAACGAAAGAGATCATGGCGCAGATAAATGAGAATGATCTCGCGGAGATCCCACGCATCACACGCAGGGAAAAGGAGATCCTTGAGCTGGTAAGCCAGGGGCTCACCACCACGCAGATTGCAGAGAAATTGTTCATCAGCATGCACACGGTGGAAAGCCATCGCAAGAACCTGATCGAGAAATTTGATGTGGCTACCATGACGGCCGTGATCAAGCTGGCCACCAAATACGGATTGATCTGA